Proteins co-encoded in one Gossypium arboreum isolate Shixiya-1 chromosome 11, ASM2569848v2, whole genome shotgun sequence genomic window:
- the LOC108484992 gene encoding uncharacterized protein LOC108484992 has protein sequence MPCSRNKEEVAPSDDYGWRWGELVEGNRNNVKCRFCGRIIKRGITQLKEYLAVKKGNVTPYPHGSVKVRKSIGQQLQEYHREKAVRQRRKEELEERISLGNHGNYGDSGDDDEELTITRRKSIMKALVQIGLKEVVTRKKPENLNQSEPEELVEKVLSTIQLCLMNRVLEECYLPYYWVLFGLMGKMIDEIGEEFVVQVVTDNEAAIKAGSHILMQKIRHLYMSACSSHCLDLIFKEIDDRKSVKKVLDEITINEFIINLRQRFKRAKTTLVQSRVGAHGFLRRFATRGTSGRGRGSGSGSARAGSLSSGHMPNVEAREAPPSPEIETGSHN, from the exons ATGCCATGCTCAAGAAATAAAGAAGAAGTAGCTCCTAGTGATGATTATGGTTGGAGGTGGGGAGAACTTGTTGAAGGTAATCGTAATAATGTCAAATGTAGATTTTGTGGAAGAATTATTAAAAGAGGAATAACACAATTGAAAGAGTATTTGGCTGTAAAAAAAGGGAATGTAACACCTTATCCACATGGCTCGGTAAAAGTTAGAAAATCCATTGGACAACAGCTTCAAGAATATCATAGAGAAAAAGCTGTAAGGCAGAGGAGGAAAGAAGAATTAGAGGAAAGAATAAGTTTAGGAAACCATGGAAACTATGGTGATAGTGGTGATGATGATGAAGAGTTAACTATCACAAGACGTAAGAGT ATAATGAAAGCTTTAGTTCAGATTGGCCTGAAAGAGGTTGTTACTAGGAAAAAACCAGAGAATTTAAATCAGTCAGAACCGGAAGAGCTTGTTGAAAAGGTCTTATctacaatccagttgtgcctcatgAATAGGGTATTGGAGGAG TGTTACCTCCCGTACTACTGGGTATTATTTGGTTTAATGGGCAAAATGATCGATGAAATTGGTGAAGAATTTGTTGTTCAGGTTGTGACAGACAATGAAGCAGCTATCAAAGCTGGCAGTCATATACTGATGCAAAAGATAAGGCACTTGTATATGTCTGCATGTTCTTCTCATTGCTTGGATCTTATTTTCAAAGAAATCGATGATAGAAAAAGTGTGAAAAAGGTCTTAGATGAG ATAACCATCAATGAGTTTATTATCAACCTTCGTCAGCGGTTTAAGAGGGCTAAAACCACactcgttcaatcaag GGTTGGTGCTCATGGGTTTCTACGCCGTTTCGCAACAAG aggtactagTGGAAGAGGCCGCGGCAGTGGAAGTGGAAGTGCTCGGGCTGGGTCTTTGTCATCGGGACACATGCCTAacgttgaagctagagaggcaccgcCTTCACCTGAGATTGAGACAGGGTCTCACAATTGA